One segment of Anatilimnocola aggregata DNA contains the following:
- a CDS encoding glycosyltransferase family 9 protein codes for MTSQLQTRFLITRLSAIGDCVLTMPMACALRDAFPQAWIGWLAEAPGASLLQGHAALDEVIVAPRRVLQDPVELWKLRGKLRTYKIDITLDPQGLTKSSVLGWLTGAKQRIGFHSPVGREISRWFNNCKITSRQSHVVDRYRELLSVLDIQPGKVRFDVPRQPGATQVMAQWLKEQNLTTQAFAIINAGAGWDSKVWLPERYAAVSRHLLAKHGLPTVVVWAGDREEGWAKEVVAGSQQAARMAPNTTLPELAALSRHARLFVGSDTGPLHLAAAVGVPCAGVYGPTNPAECGPYGSVHRSVQTFLQKGSVKERRKAENVAMQAVTVEQVSAACDQVMENSRASRAAA; via the coding sequence ATGACAAGTCAGCTGCAGACGCGATTCTTAATCACTCGCCTCAGTGCCATTGGCGATTGCGTCTTGACGATGCCGATGGCCTGTGCGCTGCGAGATGCGTTTCCCCAGGCTTGGATTGGTTGGCTAGCCGAGGCGCCTGGCGCGTCTCTGTTGCAAGGACACGCCGCGCTCGACGAAGTGATTGTGGCTCCCCGGCGCGTGTTGCAAGACCCGGTTGAACTGTGGAAGCTGCGTGGCAAGCTCCGCACGTATAAGATCGATATCACGCTCGATCCTCAAGGCCTGACCAAAAGTTCGGTGCTGGGCTGGCTCACCGGAGCGAAGCAGCGAATTGGCTTTCATTCGCCTGTCGGTCGCGAGATCTCGCGCTGGTTCAACAATTGCAAAATCACCAGTCGCCAGTCGCACGTGGTCGATCGCTATCGCGAACTGCTGAGCGTGCTCGACATTCAACCGGGGAAGGTGCGGTTCGATGTGCCGCGGCAACCAGGCGCGACCCAAGTCATGGCGCAGTGGCTCAAAGAGCAGAACCTGACGACCCAAGCATTCGCCATTATCAACGCTGGTGCCGGTTGGGATTCGAAGGTCTGGTTGCCCGAGCGATATGCCGCGGTCAGCCGGCACCTGCTGGCCAAACACGGCCTGCCGACGGTGGTTGTGTGGGCCGGTGACCGCGAAGAAGGCTGGGCCAAGGAAGTCGTCGCCGGTTCGCAGCAGGCGGCCCGGATGGCGCCGAATACTACGTTGCCGGAGTTGGCGGCGCTATCGCGCCACGCGCGGCTGTTTGTGGGTTCCGATACGGGCCCGCTCCATCTGGCCGCAGCCGTGGGTGTGCCCTGCGCGGGGGTTTATGGCCCGACGAATCCGGCCGAATGCGGCCCGTATGGTTCGGTCCATCGCTCGGTCCAGACCTTTCTGCAGAAGGGCTCGGTCAAAGAACGACGCAAGGCCGAGAACGTGGCCATGCAGGCCGTCACCGTAGAACAGGTCAGCGCAGCTTGCGACCAGGTGATGGAAAACTCGCGCGCCAGCCGAGCTGCGGCGTAG
- a CDS encoding flagellar hook-basal body protein yields MHHRDGAPLGRRELIHTLLACADMYYGLYTAAAGANALSQKVEVLSNNLANVDTIGFKRELALLHARESAAIELGQDYRGSRSRNDLGGGVDLAATATEFGLGNFKSTGMQTDMALEQPNMFFMVQRGDEQLLTRAGNFQFNNEGQLQTGDGDAVLSADGTPIQLDPTLPWHMLPGGRINQAGDITDIGLRRPTNLADLQKVGQNYFKSTTDQWSTIEPEDRRVRSGFTEVSGVNSLQEMTELIATSRAYETNIRMMQTHDQTTGSLISRLLRPAT; encoded by the coding sequence ATGCATCATCGCGACGGAGCACCACTTGGCCGCCGCGAACTCATCCACACTCTGCTCGCTTGTGCTGACATGTACTACGGACTTTATACCGCTGCCGCCGGTGCGAACGCCTTGAGCCAAAAGGTCGAGGTGCTGAGCAACAACCTGGCGAACGTCGACACGATTGGCTTCAAGCGGGAACTGGCGCTGTTGCATGCTCGCGAAAGTGCAGCCATCGAACTCGGCCAGGACTATCGGGGTTCAAGGTCGCGCAACGATCTGGGTGGCGGCGTCGATTTGGCTGCCACAGCCACCGAGTTTGGCCTGGGCAACTTCAAATCGACCGGCATGCAAACAGACATGGCCCTCGAACAGCCCAACATGTTCTTCATGGTTCAACGGGGCGATGAACAACTCCTGACTCGTGCCGGCAACTTTCAATTCAATAACGAAGGCCAGTTGCAGACCGGCGATGGCGACGCCGTGCTGAGCGCCGATGGCACTCCGATTCAACTCGACCCGACGTTGCCGTGGCACATGCTGCCTGGCGGTCGCATCAATCAAGCGGGGGACATCACGGACATTGGCCTGCGTCGTCCCACCAATCTGGCTGACCTGCAAAAGGTCGGACAGAACTATTTCAAGAGCACCACCGATCAATGGTCCACCATCGAGCCGGAAGATCGTCGCGTGCGGAGCGGCTTTACCGAAGTCTCGGGTGTGAACTCGCTGCAAGAGATGACCGAGCTGATTGCCACCTCGCGAGCTTATGAAACCAACATTCGGATGATGCAAACTCACGACCAGACCACCGGCTCGCTGATCTCGCGATTGCTGCGGCCCGCTACCTAA